One window of Mesorhizobium sp. WSM4904 genomic DNA carries:
- the ggt gene encoding gamma-glutamyltransferase, which translates to MRDFQFPGRSPVRATEAMAATSHPLSTLAAIEMLRSGGNAMDAAVCAAAVQAVVEPQSTGIGGDCFVLYCPKGDGKVIAFNGSGRAPQAATVDWYLEHGFSELPKQGAHAVTIPGAVDAWCRLLGDHGRKGIADALAPAIRYAEHGYVVHDRVAFDWADPETDLSADEAAARIFLPGGKPPTAGEVHRQPELAQTLRIIAKKGRAGFYEGEVAADLVGRLRALGGLHTLDDFAATKGDYKTPVSTSYRGYDIHQMPPNNQGLTALLMLNVLSGFDLGALDPNGAERLHLEIEAGRLAYRDRDNLLADQDHVAVPVNELLSGTYADRLRAEIDRQRAMTHLPRVDLPGSDTVYISVVDSDLNAVSFINSTYYSFGSGVVGPKTGVVLQNRGTSFRLDPKHPNAIAPGKRPMHTIMPGMMARNGRAVMPFGVMGGGYQPFGHVHLLTNMIDFGMDPQQALDAPRVFYNHDVVEAERSVRADAIEGLRRRGHRVVEPDHPLGGGQAVLIDWERGTLTGASDPRKDGLALGY; encoded by the coding sequence ATGCGTGATTTCCAGTTCCCAGGCCGCTCGCCGGTCCGCGCCACCGAGGCCATGGCCGCGACCTCGCACCCGCTTTCCACACTGGCCGCGATCGAGATGCTGCGCTCCGGCGGCAACGCCATGGACGCCGCCGTCTGCGCGGCTGCCGTGCAGGCGGTGGTCGAGCCGCAATCGACCGGCATCGGCGGCGACTGCTTCGTGCTCTACTGCCCGAAGGGCGACGGCAAGGTGATCGCCTTCAACGGCTCGGGCCGCGCGCCCCAGGCCGCGACGGTCGACTGGTATCTGGAGCACGGCTTCAGCGAGTTGCCGAAGCAGGGCGCCCACGCGGTGACGATTCCCGGCGCCGTCGACGCCTGGTGCCGGCTGCTGGGGGACCACGGCCGCAAGGGGATAGCCGATGCCCTCGCACCGGCCATCCGCTACGCCGAACACGGCTATGTCGTGCACGACCGCGTCGCCTTCGACTGGGCTGATCCGGAAACCGATCTCTCGGCGGATGAGGCGGCGGCGCGCATCTTCCTGCCGGGCGGCAAGCCGCCAACGGCAGGTGAGGTGCACCGCCAGCCGGAACTGGCGCAGACGCTGCGCATCATCGCCAAAAAGGGCCGCGCCGGTTTCTATGAAGGCGAAGTCGCGGCGGATCTCGTCGGACGGCTTCGCGCGCTGGGCGGCCTGCATACGCTCGACGACTTCGCCGCGACGAAGGGCGACTACAAGACGCCGGTCAGCACCTCCTATCGCGGCTACGATATCCACCAGATGCCCCCCAACAACCAGGGCCTGACCGCGCTCCTGATGCTCAACGTGCTCTCCGGCTTCGATCTTGGCGCGCTCGACCCGAACGGCGCCGAGCGCCTGCACCTGGAGATCGAAGCCGGGCGGCTCGCCTACCGCGACCGCGACAACCTGCTCGCCGATCAGGACCATGTCGCCGTTCCCGTGAACGAACTTCTGTCCGGCACTTATGCCGACAGGCTGCGTGCCGAGATCGATCGTCAGCGCGCCATGACGCATTTGCCGCGCGTCGATCTACCGGGCAGCGACACGGTCTACATCAGCGTCGTCGACAGCGACTTGAATGCGGTGAGTTTCATCAACTCGACCTACTATTCCTTCGGCAGCGGCGTCGTCGGTCCGAAGACCGGCGTGGTGCTGCAGAATCGCGGCACCAGCTTCCGGCTCGATCCGAAGCACCCGAACGCGATCGCGCCCGGCAAGCGGCCGATGCACACGATCATGCCGGGCATGATGGCGAGGAACGGCCGCGCGGTGATGCCGTTCGGCGTCATGGGCGGTGGCTACCAGCCCTTCGGCCACGTGCATCTTTTGACCAACATGATCGATTTCGGCATGGACCCGCAGCAGGCCCTGGATGCGCCGCGCGTATTCTACAACCACGACGTCGTGGAGGCCGAGCGCAGCGTGCGTGCCGATGCCATCGAGGGCTTGCGTCGCCGGGGCCATCGCGTTGTCGAGCCGGATCATCCGCTTGGCGGCGGTCAGGCTGTGCTGATCGATTGGGAAAGAGGCACGCTGACCGGCGCCTCCGATCCGCGCAAGGACGGGCTGGCGCTCGGATATTGA
- a CDS encoding ABC transporter permease has translation MSAENGLPISHWQRLWLYLLGGLVMLFLIAPSVIIVIMSFSGSTLLQFPPEQWSLRWYESYFGSVEWRDATIVSVKVAVMTAIVATPLGTAAAYAINAGTLRLTGAINALLTASLIIPVILIGIGTFFLYARIGLNNTLTGLVIAHTVQALPLVVLTVLSGLRSYDMNQEMVARSLGAGRFAAFFQVTMPQLRFSIVSGALFAFITSFDEVVVSLFISGGETTTLTRRMFNALRDQIDPTIAAISTCLIVLSIVLLSAAQLFGRGR, from the coding sequence ATGAGCGCGGAAAACGGTCTGCCCATCTCGCATTGGCAACGCCTGTGGCTGTATCTGCTGGGCGGTCTCGTCATGCTGTTCCTGATCGCGCCGTCGGTGATCATCGTCATCATGTCCTTCTCCGGATCGACGCTGCTGCAGTTCCCGCCCGAGCAATGGTCGCTGCGCTGGTATGAGAGTTATTTCGGTTCCGTCGAATGGCGCGACGCCACCATCGTCTCGGTCAAGGTTGCGGTGATGACGGCGATCGTGGCGACGCCGCTCGGCACTGCCGCGGCCTACGCCATCAATGCCGGCACGCTGCGGCTGACCGGCGCCATCAACGCGCTGCTCACGGCATCGCTGATCATTCCGGTCATCCTGATCGGTATCGGCACCTTCTTCCTCTATGCCCGCATCGGCCTCAACAATACGCTGACCGGCCTCGTCATCGCGCATACCGTGCAGGCGTTGCCGCTGGTCGTGCTCACTGTCCTGTCGGGGCTGCGCTCCTACGACATGAACCAGGAGATGGTGGCGCGCAGCCTCGGCGCAGGGCGCTTCGCCGCCTTCTTCCAGGTGACCATGCCCCAGCTGCGCTTCTCGATCGTCTCGGGCGCGCTATTTGCCTTCATCACCTCCTTCGACGAGGTGGTGGTCTCGCTTTTCATCTCGGGCGGTGAGACCACGACGCTGACGCGCCGCATGTTCAATGCGCTGCGCGACCAGATCGATCCGACGATTGCCGCCATTTCGACTTGCCTGATCGTGCTATCGATCGTCTTGTTGTCCGCGGCCCAGCTTTTCGGCCGCGGACGTTGA
- a CDS encoding ABC transporter permease, whose amino-acid sequence MSVGSASLDHADKPDGVLNADALRADARRQVLGLLALLSPGLFLVFAIIVVPIGWLFWLSLFDETGELSLANYARFFEQASYTKTFATTFKVAFVVTGACVLFGYPLAYMLSQLPRRAASVCLIFVILPFWTSVLVRTYAWLVILQRKGLINNWLIDLGLIGQPLPLANNFAGVVIGMSHIMLPFLVLPLYASMKTIDVDCLRAGMNLGASPAATFRQIFFPLSLPGLASGVVIVFVLCLGFFVTPALMGGGKVVMWAMRMEQATSLYSNWGAGAALGVVLLAVTLALLGLFQRLLGARATGVWSRR is encoded by the coding sequence ATGAGCGTCGGATCCGCCAGCCTCGACCACGCGGACAAGCCGGACGGCGTGCTGAACGCCGATGCGTTGCGCGCCGATGCCCGGCGCCAGGTATTGGGACTTCTGGCGCTGCTGTCGCCCGGGCTGTTCCTGGTCTTCGCCATCATCGTCGTGCCGATCGGTTGGCTGTTCTGGCTCTCGCTCTTCGACGAGACCGGTGAGCTCAGCCTCGCCAACTATGCACGCTTCTTCGAGCAGGCGTCCTACACCAAGACCTTCGCCACCACCTTCAAGGTTGCCTTCGTCGTCACCGGGGCCTGCGTGCTGTTCGGCTATCCGCTGGCATACATGCTGTCGCAGCTGCCACGCCGCGCTGCCTCGGTCTGCCTGATATTCGTCATCCTGCCGTTCTGGACCTCGGTGCTGGTGCGCACCTATGCCTGGCTGGTCATCCTGCAGCGCAAGGGCCTGATCAACAATTGGCTGATCGACCTCGGCCTGATCGGCCAGCCGTTGCCGCTCGCCAACAATTTCGCCGGTGTCGTCATCGGCATGAGCCACATCATGCTGCCGTTCCTGGTGCTGCCGCTCTACGCCTCGATGAAGACGATCGACGTCGACTGCCTCCGCGCCGGCATGAATCTCGGCGCCAGCCCCGCCGCCACCTTCCGGCAGATCTTCTTCCCGCTGTCGCTGCCAGGCCTTGCCTCCGGCGTGGTCATCGTTTTCGTGCTTTGCCTCGGCTTCTTCGTCACGCCGGCGCTGATGGGCGGCGGCAAGGTCGTCATGTGGGCGATGCGCATGGAGCAGGCCACCAGCCTCTATTCCAACTGGGGCGCGGGCGCGGCACTCGGCGTCGTGCTGCTTGCCGTCACGCTGGCGCTGCTCGGTCTGTTCCAACGGCTGCTCGGCGCGCGCGCCACCGGAGTCTGGAGCCGGCGATGA
- a CDS encoding ABC transporter ATP-binding protein, with amino-acid sequence MSLAQSALPIGIHGIEKRFGVVSILSDLSLDVAAGEFLTLLGPSGSGKTTLLMILAGFVRANAGSIKVGGEEIITMPPHKRNIGMVFQNYALFPHMNVFHNIAFPLKQRRVSAAETAERVERALDLVQLKGLGERRVDQLSGGQRQRVALARAIVFEPRIVLMDEPLSALDKGLREHMQIELRNLHRRLGMTTVYVTHDQREAITMSDRIAVMNAGRIEQIDQPEALYARPKTRFVAGFIGESNFIPVECRNGSVWYEDRKLRMNDPAPSAGRHLMVVRPEKLRLLTDADQAGINALPATVGDVIYQGDSFICYATLRDGRQVTLRDYCRSDVLAKLPAPGEPITLGIDAQDVVLVTDR; translated from the coding sequence TTGTCTCTTGCGCAGTCCGCGCTTCCCATCGGCATTCACGGCATCGAGAAGCGCTTCGGCGTTGTCTCGATCCTCAGCGATCTCAGCCTCGATGTCGCGGCGGGCGAGTTCCTGACGCTGCTCGGTCCCTCGGGATCGGGAAAGACGACGCTGCTGATGATCCTGGCGGGTTTTGTCCGCGCCAATGCCGGCTCAATCAAGGTCGGTGGCGAGGAGATCATCACCATGCCGCCGCACAAGCGCAACATCGGCATGGTATTCCAGAACTATGCGCTGTTCCCGCACATGAATGTCTTCCACAACATCGCCTTTCCGCTGAAGCAACGACGCGTGTCGGCGGCGGAAACGGCCGAGCGTGTGGAGAGGGCGCTCGATCTCGTGCAGTTGAAAGGTCTGGGCGAGCGCCGCGTCGACCAGCTTTCCGGCGGCCAACGCCAGCGCGTGGCGCTGGCTCGCGCCATCGTCTTCGAGCCGCGCATCGTCTTGATGGACGAGCCGCTGTCTGCGCTCGACAAAGGCCTGCGCGAGCACATGCAGATCGAATTGCGCAACCTGCATCGGCGGCTCGGCATGACGACGGTCTACGTCACCCATGACCAGCGCGAGGCGATCACCATGTCGGACCGCATCGCGGTCATGAATGCCGGACGCATCGAGCAGATCGACCAGCCCGAGGCGCTATATGCTCGGCCGAAGACGAGGTTCGTCGCCGGCTTCATCGGCGAATCCAACTTCATCCCGGTCGAGTGCCGCAACGGCAGCGTCTGGTATGAGGACAGGAAGCTGCGCATGAACGATCCGGCGCCGTCCGCCGGTCGGCATCTGATGGTGGTGCGGCCGGAAAAGCTGCGGCTGCTCACCGATGCGGATCAGGCAGGCATCAATGCGCTGCCGGCGACAGTCGGCGATGTCATCTATCAGGGCGACAGCTTCATCTGCTACGCGACGCTCCGTGACGGGCGCCAGGTGACGCTGCGCGACTATTGCCGCTCCGACGTGCTGGCGAAGCTGCCGGCGCCCGGCGAGCCGATCACGCTCGGCATCGATGCGCAGGATGTCGTGCTGGTGACGGACCGATGA
- a CDS encoding ABC transporter substrate-binding protein: protein MTKRLCIRGLAIAGLLASVAVPASAADTITVASWGGTYQEAQTKAFFDPTAKELGITIKQDTTNGLDDVRLQVTGNAVKWDITELGADECARGSKEGLFEKLDYSLIDKSGINPKLVHDDWVGVSYTSVVLIYRTDVFGDKGPKTWADFWDVEKFPGRRALSGSQATETLSVAALAKGTPIDKVYPVDIDSALQSVDKVKGHIDAWWTSGAQAMQLVKDGEVDMASIWNGRAGTLKKEGAPVSFSFDQGVLTADCLVIPKGSKNKDLAMKALAKFVSPELQANLPLYVDNGPANEKAFETGKIPQERIKDINSSPENVKKQVLQDPEFWRDNLVEATEKFNNLIQQ, encoded by the coding sequence ATGACGAAGAGACTTTGCATTCGCGGCCTGGCGATCGCTGGGCTGCTGGCCTCGGTTGCCGTTCCGGCATCGGCCGCCGACACCATTACCGTCGCCTCATGGGGCGGCACCTACCAGGAAGCGCAGACCAAGGCCTTCTTCGATCCGACGGCCAAGGAGCTCGGCATCACCATCAAGCAGGACACCACCAACGGCCTCGACGACGTGCGCCTGCAGGTCACCGGCAACGCAGTCAAATGGGACATCACCGAGCTTGGCGCAGATGAATGCGCGCGCGGTTCCAAGGAAGGCCTGTTCGAGAAGCTCGACTACAGCCTCATCGACAAGAGCGGCATCAACCCGAAACTCGTCCATGACGACTGGGTCGGCGTCTCCTATACCTCCGTCGTGCTGATCTATCGGACCGACGTTTTCGGCGACAAGGGACCGAAGACCTGGGCCGATTTCTGGGACGTCGAGAAATTCCCCGGCCGCCGCGCGCTCTCCGGCAGCCAGGCGACCGAAACGCTGAGCGTTGCCGCGCTCGCCAAGGGCACTCCGATCGACAAGGTCTATCCGGTCGACATCGACAGCGCGCTGCAATCCGTCGACAAGGTCAAGGGCCACATCGACGCCTGGTGGACTTCCGGCGCGCAGGCCATGCAGCTCGTCAAGGATGGCGAGGTCGATATGGCGAGCATCTGGAACGGCCGCGCCGGCACTTTGAAGAAGGAAGGTGCGCCGGTGAGCTTCTCCTTCGACCAGGGTGTGCTCACCGCCGACTGCCTGGTCATCCCGAAGGGATCGAAGAACAAGGACCTCGCCATGAAGGCGCTGGCCAAGTTCGTCAGCCCCGAGCTCCAGGCCAATTTGCCGCTCTATGTCGACAACGGCCCGGCCAACGAGAAGGCCTTCGAGACCGGCAAGATCCCGCAGGAACGGATCAAGGACATCAATTCCTCGCCCGAGAACGTCAAGAAGCAGGTGCTTCAGGATCCCGAGTTCTGGCGCGACAACCTCGTCGAGGCGACCGAGAAGTTCAACAACCTGATCCAGCAATAG
- a CDS encoding GntR family transcriptional regulator: MGKERKNTLRDSVFEKLKAMIITGQIPPGGRVTEADMAERLKVSRTPVREAFNRLERDGLVIGRPRQGYIVAEFNLTMFREAFDIRELLDGRATELAAANATAADKARLREMLAECERLAAIPDRSTREKFEELQVGIDLHRVIAEISGNEMLCGMLCGILDKCQQYVWTELLWLDEWKLTREEHTGIVDAICAGDVALAGERARAHVRGSRENILRLLQAKSDYQGFFAKAS, from the coding sequence TTGGGCAAGGAACGGAAAAACACGCTGCGCGACTCTGTGTTCGAGAAGCTGAAGGCGATGATCATCACCGGGCAGATCCCGCCGGGCGGCCGCGTGACGGAGGCCGACATGGCCGAACGCCTCAAGGTGAGCCGCACCCCGGTGCGCGAGGCCTTCAACCGGCTCGAGCGCGACGGGCTGGTGATCGGGCGTCCGCGCCAGGGCTATATCGTCGCCGAGTTCAACCTGACCATGTTCCGCGAGGCCTTCGATATCCGCGAACTGCTCGACGGGCGTGCGACCGAGCTGGCGGCGGCCAACGCCACCGCCGCCGACAAGGCGAGGCTGCGTGAGATGCTTGCCGAATGCGAGCGGCTGGCGGCGATCCCCGACCGCAGCACCCGGGAGAAATTCGAGGAATTGCAGGTCGGCATCGACCTGCACCGGGTGATCGCCGAAATCAGCGGGAACGAGATGCTCTGCGGCATGCTCTGCGGCATCCTCGACAAATGCCAGCAATATGTGTGGACGGAGCTTCTGTGGCTCGACGAATGGAAGCTCACCCGCGAGGAGCACACCGGCATCGTCGACGCGATCTGTGCCGGCGACGTCGCTTTAGCCGGCGAGCGCGCCCGCGCCCATGTGCGCGGCTCGCGCGAGAACATCCTGCGCCTGCTGCAAGCCAAGTCCGACTACCAGGGGTTTTTCGCCAAGGCGTCGTGA
- a CDS encoding ABC transporter ATP-binding protein, with the protein MAPDVLVRLQKVSKFFPGGIVGLDAVDLDIAAGEFLTLLGPSGCGKTTSLRVIAGFESPTSGNVLLEGRDITGLRPFDRPVNTVFQDYALFPHMDVAANVGFGLSLRKLSGTEQAKRVGQALDMVGLADKLRARISELSGGQRQRVALARAIVCEPRVLLLDEPLSALDAHLREQMQVELKRLQSTLGTTFVMVTHDQTEALSISDRIVVMNKGRIEQIAPPATLYDRPATKFVASFIGTMNLLQSRFVGRDGERLRFAAGELPLEAVSDTGETPAAGDTRTIGVRPEDLLAAAEAAEGTAPARVSGIVFHGRTLRLHAELKQGTAIVIDAPRRADGFQFRIGDVAHVSLRRGANCPMLAS; encoded by the coding sequence ATGGCGCCTGACGTGCTCGTTCGACTGCAGAAAGTTTCGAAGTTCTTTCCGGGCGGTATCGTGGGCCTCGACGCCGTCGATCTCGACATTGCGGCGGGCGAGTTTCTGACCCTGCTCGGCCCCTCCGGCTGCGGCAAGACGACGAGCCTGCGCGTCATCGCCGGCTTCGAGAGCCCGACCAGCGGCAACGTCCTGCTCGAAGGTCGCGACATCACCGGGCTGAGGCCCTTCGACCGCCCGGTCAACACCGTCTTCCAGGACTACGCGCTGTTTCCGCACATGGACGTCGCCGCCAATGTCGGCTTCGGCCTGTCGCTGCGCAAACTGTCCGGCACCGAGCAGGCCAAGCGTGTCGGTCAGGCGCTCGACATGGTCGGGCTCGCCGACAAGCTGCGCGCCCGCATCTCCGAACTCTCCGGCGGCCAGCGCCAGCGCGTCGCGCTCGCCCGCGCCATCGTCTGCGAGCCGCGCGTGCTCCTGCTCGACGAGCCGCTGTCGGCGCTCGACGCGCATCTGCGCGAGCAGATGCAGGTGGAGCTGAAGCGGCTGCAGTCCACGCTCGGCACCACCTTCGTCATGGTCACTCACGACCAGACCGAGGCGCTGTCGATCTCCGACCGCATCGTCGTCATGAACAAGGGCCGTATCGAGCAGATCGCGCCGCCCGCAACGCTTTACGACCGGCCCGCGACGAAGTTCGTCGCCTCCTTCATCGGCACGATGAATCTTCTTCAGTCGCGCTTTGTCGGTCGCGACGGCGAGCGCCTGCGCTTCGCCGCCGGCGAGCTGCCGCTGGAGGCGGTCTCGGACACCGGCGAGACGCCGGCCGCGGGCGATACGCGCACCATCGGCGTTCGGCCGGAGGATCTGCTAGCGGCCGCCGAAGCCGCCGAAGGCACTGCGCCGGCCAGGGTCAGCGGCATCGTCTTCCACGGCCGCACGCTGCGCCTGCACGCCGAGCTGAAGCAGGGGACTGCGATCGTCATCGATGCCCCGCGCCGCGCCGACGGTTTTCAATTCCGCATCGGCGACGTGGCGCATGTCAGCCTGCGCCGCGGCGCCAACTGCCCGATGCTTGCGAGCTGA
- a CDS encoding cupin domain-containing protein, whose translation MDVFDAAAERPKDDADVRVGRRVRALRLERKLSLAELAAKAGISIGALSQIERGMSSLRVKVIWPLAAALDIEPSALIADGNEAVNDLYCVRADKRRSIPVKSEGIAKALLSPPAATLTGMLVTVEAGGGTAEAYAHAGHEFGFVLSGEVELVVDATTYLLKAGDSFAFKSTLLHAFRNPGAERCQILWVNTTKPSEVRDGA comes from the coding sequence ATGGATGTTTTTGACGCAGCCGCCGAAAGGCCGAAAGACGATGCCGACGTCCGCGTCGGCCGGCGCGTGCGGGCGCTGAGGCTCGAGCGCAAGCTGTCGCTGGCCGAGCTTGCCGCCAAGGCCGGCATCTCCATCGGCGCGCTCAGCCAGATCGAGCGCGGCATGTCCTCGCTGCGCGTCAAGGTGATCTGGCCGCTCGCCGCAGCGCTCGACATCGAGCCTTCGGCGCTGATCGCCGACGGTAACGAAGCGGTCAACGATCTCTATTGCGTGCGCGCCGACAAGCGGCGCTCGATCCCGGTGAAGTCCGAAGGCATTGCCAAGGCGCTGCTGTCGCCGCCCGCCGCGACGCTCACCGGCATGCTGGTGACGGTCGAGGCCGGCGGCGGCACGGCGGAAGCCTACGCCCATGCCGGCCATGAATTCGGTTTCGTATTGTCAGGCGAGGTCGAGCTGGTGGTGGACGCGACGACCTACCTGCTCAAGGCCGGCGACAGTTTTGCCTTCAAGAGCACGCTCCTGCATGCCTTCCGCAATCCCGGCGCCGAGCGCTGCCAGATCCTTTGGGTCAACACCACCAAGCCGTCCGAGGTGCGCGATGGCGCCTGA